In one Notolabrus celidotus isolate fNotCel1 chromosome 1, fNotCel1.pri, whole genome shotgun sequence genomic region, the following are encoded:
- the LOC117821904 gene encoding uncharacterized protein LOC117821904 isoform X1 — protein MRLERSSTRARTHCLWDIGLRLERSSTRAWTPCLCYRGLRLERSSTRARTHCLWDGGLRLGLERSSTRARTHCLWDGGLRLGLERSSTRARTHCLCDRGLKLELSSTRARTHCLWDRGLRLELSSTRAWTACLWDGGLRLERSSTRARTHCLWDRGLRLALPSTRARTHCLWDGGLRLALSSTRARTHCLWGGGLRLERSSTRARTHCLWDRGLRLELSSTRVWTPCLWDRGLRLERSSTRARTHCLWDRGLRLERSSTRARTHCLWDRGLRLELSSTRAGTR, from the coding sequence ATGAGGCTGGAGAGGTCCAGCACCCGAGCCAGGACTCACTGTCTCTGGGATATAGGGCTGAGGCTGGAGAGGTCCAGCACCCGAGCATGGACGCCCTGTCTGTGCTATagagggctgaggctggagaGGTCCAGCACCCGAGCCAGGACTCACTGTCTCTGGGATGGAGGGCTGAGGCTGGGGCTGGAGAGGTCCAGCACCCGAGCCAGGACTCACTGTCTCTGGGATGGAGGGCTGAGGCTGGGGCTGGAGAGGTCCAGCACCCGAGCCAGGACTCACTGTCTGTGCGATAGAGGGCTGAAGCTGGAGCTGTCCAGCACCCGAGCCAGGACTCACTGCCTGTGggatagagggctgaggctggagcTGTCCAGCACCCGAGCATGGACAGCCTGTCTGTGGGATGgagggctgaggctggagaGGTCCAGCACCCGAGCCAGGACTCACTGTCTGTGggatagagggctgaggctgGCGCTGCCCAGCACCCGAGCCAGGACTCACTGTCTGTGGGATGGAGGGCTGAGGCTGGCGCTGTCCAGCACCCGAGCCAGGACTCACTGTCTGTGGGGTGgagggctgaggctggagaGGTCCAGCACCCGAGCAAGGACTCACTGTCTGTGGGACagagggctgaggctggagcTGTCCAGCACCCGAGTATGGACGCCCTGTCTGTGggatagagggctgaggctggagaGGTCCAGCACACGAGCAAGGACTCACTGTCTCTGggatagagggctgaggctggagaGGTCCAGCACCCGAGCCAGGACTCACTGTCTGTGggatagagggctgaggctggagcTGTCCAGCACACGAGCCGGGACGcgctga
- the LOC117821904 gene encoding uncharacterized protein LOC117821904 isoform X2, producing the protein MRLERSSTRARTHCLWDIGLRLERSSTRAWTPCLCYRGLRLERSSTRARTHCLWDGGLRLGLERSSTRARTHCLCDRGLKLELSSTRARTHCLWDRGLRLELSSTRAWTACLWDGGLRLERSSTRARTHCLWDRGLRLALPSTRARTHCLWDGGLRLALSSTRARTHCLWGGGLRLERSSTRARTHCLWDRGLRLELSSTRVWTPCLWDRGLRLERSSTRARTHCLWDRGLRLERSSTRARTHCLWDRGLRLELSSTRAGTR; encoded by the exons ATGAGGCTGGAGAGGTCCAGCACCCGAGCCAGGACTCACTGTCTCTGGGATATAGGGCTGAGGCTGGAGAGGTCCAGCACCCGAGCATGGACGCCCTGTCTGTGCTATagagggctgaggctggagaG GTCCAGCACCCGAGCCAGGACTCACTGTCTCTGGGATGGAGGGCTGAGGCTGGGGCTGGAGAGGTCCAGCACCCGAGCCAGGACTCACTGTCTGTGCGATAGAGGGCTGAAGCTGGAGCTGTCCAGCACCCGAGCCAGGACTCACTGCCTGTGggatagagggctgaggctggagcTGTCCAGCACCCGAGCATGGACAGCCTGTCTGTGGGATGgagggctgaggctggagaGGTCCAGCACCCGAGCCAGGACTCACTGTCTGTGggatagagggctgaggctgGCGCTGCCCAGCACCCGAGCCAGGACTCACTGTCTGTGGGATGGAGGGCTGAGGCTGGCGCTGTCCAGCACCCGAGCCAGGACTCACTGTCTGTGGGGTGgagggctgaggctggagaGGTCCAGCACCCGAGCAAGGACTCACTGTCTGTGGGACagagggctgaggctggagcTGTCCAGCACCCGAGTATGGACGCCCTGTCTGTGggatagagggctgaggctggagaGGTCCAGCACACGAGCAAGGACTCACTGTCTCTGggatagagggctgaggctggagaGGTCCAGCACCCGAGCCAGGACTCACTGTCTGTGggatagagggctgaggctggagcTGTCCAGCACACGAGCCGGGACGcgctga